In Massilia violaceinigra, one DNA window encodes the following:
- a CDS encoding SRPBCC family protein, with protein sequence MKFEHLIEINDPLNPLIDTLTREQVWRGLVLCAESPKLFVPHLDECTIDERESGSFRRSRRFGELVVIDRVLLTPLQEVRYEVPEQGEIAASSLTVTIETPAEHTMFVRFKYDDGHDAETDKANAMYDEYKKSAYQEADIDTIRIVREMAQAGRLDARAPRITRDFAVACERGV encoded by the coding sequence ATGAAATTTGAACATCTGATTGAAATTAACGATCCCTTGAATCCGCTGATCGATACCCTCACGCGCGAGCAGGTGTGGCGCGGGCTGGTGCTGTGCGCCGAGTCACCCAAGCTGTTCGTGCCGCACCTGGACGAGTGCACCATCGACGAGCGCGAAAGCGGCAGCTTCCGCCGCAGCCGGCGCTTCGGCGAACTGGTGGTCATCGACCGCGTGCTGCTCACGCCGCTGCAGGAAGTACGCTACGAAGTGCCCGAGCAGGGCGAGATCGCCGCGTCGAGCCTGACCGTGACGATCGAAACGCCGGCCGAGCACACCATGTTCGTGCGCTTCAAGTACGACGACGGGCATGATGCCGAGACCGACAAGGCCAATGCCATGTATGACGAATACAAGAAGTCGGCGTACCAGGAAGCCGATATCGACACGATTCGCATCGTGCGCGAGATGGCGCAGGCGGGGCGGCTCGACGCCAGGGCACCTCGAATAACCCGTGATTTCGCGGTTGCCTGCGAACGGGGCGTTTGA
- a CDS encoding LysR family transcriptional regulator gives MNFDLTDVALFVRVCATRNLSAAGREFSLSPAASSARMAQLERQLGARLLHRTTRQIALTQDGETFLERAVALLDAAEQARASVGTGREPQGLLRVAASVSFGRLHLMPWLPAFMERYPGLQLDLRLSDRVIDLAANGIDVTIRNGPLHDSALIARVLAPSRLLLVASPAYLARHGTPQRPQELAEHQCLVLEGVNPWNFRDLDGSLISVRVGGRMRSDNGEAMRDAAMAGLGIALQSTWAVYQQLKSGALVPLLAAYPMALNSVVSAQYLNRKFLPPKTQAFIDYFAARFGPTPYWDEGLPGIGN, from the coding sequence ATGAACTTCGACCTGACCGATGTGGCGCTGTTCGTGCGCGTCTGCGCTACCCGCAACCTGTCCGCCGCAGGGCGCGAATTCAGCCTGTCGCCGGCGGCGTCCAGCGCGCGCATGGCCCAGCTCGAACGCCAGCTCGGGGCGCGCCTGCTGCACCGCACCACGCGCCAGATCGCCCTGACCCAGGATGGCGAAACCTTTTTGGAGCGCGCCGTAGCCCTGCTCGACGCCGCCGAACAGGCGCGCGCCTCGGTCGGGACCGGGCGCGAACCGCAGGGCTTGCTGCGGGTGGCGGCCTCGGTCTCGTTCGGGCGCTTGCACCTGATGCCGTGGCTGCCCGCCTTCATGGAACGCTACCCCGGCCTGCAGCTCGACCTGCGCCTGTCGGACCGGGTGATCGACCTGGCCGCCAACGGCATCGACGTCACCATCCGCAACGGGCCGCTGCACGATTCGGCCCTGATCGCGCGCGTGCTGGCGCCCAGCCGCCTGCTGCTGGTGGCCTCGCCAGCCTATCTGGCGCGGCATGGCACGCCGCAGCGCCCGCAGGAACTGGCCGAGCACCAGTGCCTGGTGCTGGAAGGGGTCAATCCGTGGAATTTCAGGGATCTTGACGGCAGCCTGATCAGCGTGCGGGTGGGAGGACGGATGCGCAGCGATAACGGCGAAGCGATGCGCGACGCCGCCATGGCGGGCCTGGGGATCGCGCTGCAATCGACCTGGGCGGTGTATCAGCAGCTCAAGAGCGGCGCGCTGGTGCCGCTGCTGGCGGCGTATCCGATGGCCTTGAATTCGGTGGTGTCGGCCCAGTACCTGAACCGCAAATTCCTGCCGCCCAAGACGCAAGCCTTCATCGATTATTTCGCCGCGCGCTTCGGTCCCACCCCGTACTGGGACGAAGGCTTGCCGGGGATCGGGAATTAG
- a CDS encoding zinc-binding alcohol dehydrogenase family protein codes for MKAIAVINGTLHDVELPVPQPQGRDLVVKVEAISVNPVDYKQRKAAAHDGEPRLVGWDVAGTVSAVGPQASLFKVGDAVYYAGSVVRPGANSEFHAVDERIVGRKPASLSVEQAAALPLTSITAWEALFERLGVSRSGADEGKSVLIIGGAGGVGSIAIQLAKKLAKLNVIATASRRASGQWCRALGADHVIDHHGDMPAQLAALGLAQVDYILCLNDIDAHFAAMAAAIAPQGKICAIVRNERPLPMDLVFGKSVTVVFEMMFTRSMFGTADMIEQHKLLNEVAELVDAGVLTTTVGENGGRIDASNLTRAHAALEAGRTIGKIVLSGF; via the coding sequence ATGAAAGCCATTGCCGTCATTAACGGAACCCTGCACGACGTCGAGTTGCCCGTGCCACAGCCGCAAGGGCGCGACCTGGTGGTGAAAGTGGAGGCGATTTCGGTCAATCCGGTCGACTACAAGCAGCGCAAGGCGGCCGCCCACGATGGCGAGCCGCGCCTGGTCGGCTGGGACGTGGCCGGTACCGTCAGTGCCGTCGGTCCCCAGGCCAGCCTGTTCAAGGTGGGCGACGCGGTGTATTACGCGGGCAGCGTGGTGCGTCCGGGCGCCAACAGCGAGTTTCATGCGGTCGACGAGCGCATCGTGGGGCGCAAGCCGGCCAGCCTGAGCGTGGAACAGGCCGCCGCGCTGCCGCTGACCAGCATCACGGCGTGGGAAGCGCTGTTCGAGCGCCTGGGCGTGTCGCGCAGCGGGGCCGACGAGGGCAAGTCGGTGCTGATCATCGGCGGCGCGGGCGGGGTGGGCTCGATCGCGATCCAGCTGGCCAAGAAGCTGGCGAAGCTGAACGTGATCGCGACCGCCTCGCGCCGGGCGTCGGGCCAGTGGTGCAGGGCGCTGGGGGCGGATCATGTGATCGATCACCATGGCGACATGCCGGCCCAGCTGGCCGCGCTGGGGCTGGCGCAGGTGGATTATATTTTGTGCCTGAACGATATCGATGCGCACTTTGCGGCGATGGCGGCGGCGATTGCGCCGCAGGGCAAGATTTGCGCGATCGTGCGCAACGAGCGGCCGCTGCCGATGGACTTGGTGTTCGGCAAGAGCGTGACGGTGGTGTTCGAGATGATGTTTACCCGTTCGATGTTCGGGACGGCCGATATGATCGAGCAGCACAAGCTGCTCAATGAGGTGGCTGAGCTGGTTGATGCGGGAGTGTTGACCACCACCGTGGGGGAAAACGGCGGCAGGATCGATGCCTCCAACCTGACGCGCGCCCACGCGGCGCTGGAGGCGGGGCGGACGATCGGCAAGATTGTGTTGTCGGGGTTTTAA
- a CDS encoding dihydrolipoyl dehydrogenase, whose protein sequence is MNKLHVDVAVIGTGTAGLAAYRAARAQGKTTLVIESGPYGTTCARVGCMPSKLLIAASEAAHMLALAPQFGVHPGPVRIDGKAVMARVRSERDRFVGFVLEGVDNIPDQDKLRGHGRFTGPQSLQVDEHTTIEASRIVIASGSTPVMLPQLKDVGDRIIVSDDVFDWTDLPASVAVIGTGVIGLELGQALHRLGVRVSVFARGGSVAQLSDPEVLHVAAKALARELDLRFQQRIVSAEQQGEEVVLVTRDAAGAEHTDRFAYVLVAAGRTPNVDKIGLDATGLELDERGIPLFDATTMQCGTSHIFIAGDANNERPVLPEAADHGRIAGDNAGRYPDVRPGLRRTPLTIAFTEPQIATLGESYKELCAEGKPKFAVGKVSFENQGRSRVMLQNHGMLRVYGEYGTCRFLGAEMIGPRAENLGHLLAWACQARLTVAQMLDMPFYHPVIEEGVRTALRDLAAELEKGTPKASTAPDNTPGV, encoded by the coding sequence ATGAACAAGTTACACGTCGACGTCGCCGTCATCGGTACCGGTACCGCCGGTCTGGCCGCCTACCGCGCCGCCCGCGCCCAAGGGAAAACCACGCTCGTCATCGAAAGCGGCCCTTACGGCACCACCTGCGCCCGGGTCGGCTGCATGCCCAGCAAACTGCTGATCGCCGCCAGCGAGGCCGCCCACATGCTGGCGCTGGCGCCGCAATTCGGGGTCCACCCCGGTCCCGTCCGCATCGACGGCAAGGCCGTGATGGCACGCGTGCGCAGCGAACGCGACCGCTTCGTCGGCTTCGTGCTGGAAGGCGTCGATAACATTCCGGACCAGGACAAGCTGCGCGGCCACGGCCGCTTCACCGGGCCGCAATCGCTGCAGGTGGACGAGCACACCACGATCGAGGCTTCGCGCATCGTCATCGCCAGCGGTTCGACGCCGGTCATGCTGCCTCAGCTCAAGGATGTGGGTGACCGCATCATCGTCAGCGACGATGTGTTCGACTGGACCGACCTGCCCGCATCGGTGGCCGTGATCGGCACCGGCGTGATCGGGCTGGAACTGGGCCAGGCCCTGCACCGCCTGGGCGTGCGCGTGAGCGTATTCGCGCGCGGCGGCAGCGTGGCCCAGCTGAGCGATCCGGAAGTGCTGCACGTGGCCGCCAAGGCCCTTGCACGCGAGCTCGACCTGCGCTTCCAGCAACGCATCGTCAGCGCCGAACAGCAGGGCGAGGAAGTGGTGCTGGTCACGCGCGACGCCGCCGGCGCCGAGCACACCGACCGCTTCGCCTACGTGCTGGTGGCGGCCGGGCGCACGCCCAACGTCGACAAGATCGGCTTGGATGCCACCGGCCTGGAACTGGACGAGCGCGGCATTCCCTTGTTCGACGCCACCACCATGCAGTGCGGCACCAGCCATATTTTCATCGCGGGTGATGCCAACAACGAGCGCCCGGTGCTGCCGGAAGCGGCCGACCACGGCAGGATAGCGGGCGACAATGCCGGCCGCTATCCCGACGTGCGTCCCGGCCTGCGCCGCACGCCGCTGACGATTGCCTTCACCGAGCCGCAGATCGCCACCCTGGGCGAGAGCTACAAGGAGCTGTGCGCCGAGGGCAAGCCCAAGTTCGCAGTGGGCAAGGTGTCGTTCGAGAACCAGGGCCGCAGCCGGGTGATGCTGCAGAACCACGGCATGCTGCGCGTGTACGGCGAATACGGCACCTGCCGTTTCCTGGGCGCCGAGATGATCGGGCCGCGCGCGGAAAACCTCGGCCACCTGCTGGCCTGGGCCTGCCAGGCGCGCCTGACGGTGGCGCAGATGCTCGATATGCCGTTCTACCATCCGGTGATCGAAGAAGGCGTGCGCACCGCCCTGCGCGACCTGGCGGCGGAGCTGGAAAAGGGCACCCCGAAAGCGAGCACCGCGCCGGACAACACACCCGGCGTGTAG
- the hemE gene encoding uroporphyrinogen decarboxylase: MPQFAPLQNDTFLRALLRQPTDYTPVWLMRQAGRYLPEYRATRERAGSFLGLAKNPDYATEVTLQPIDRYPLDASILFSDILTVPDAMGLGLYFVDGEGPKFERPLRTETDVMALRAPDLDSLDYVFKAVTQIRGALNGRVPLIGFSGSPWTLACYMVEGGGSKEFHTIKKMLYNRPDLMHHILSTNASAVAAYLNAQIDAGAQAVMIFDSWGGALADGAYQTFSLQYMQQVMSQLKREKDGVRIPAVVFTKGGGLWLDQIADIGADAVGLDWTVNLGRARALVGHKVALQGNLDPAILFASPEQIRAEVERTLTSYGKPSDGSGHVFNLGHGISQFTPPESVSAMVEAVHSFSRQQRAGL; this comes from the coding sequence ATGCCCCAATTCGCCCCGCTCCAGAACGACACATTCCTGCGCGCGCTGCTGCGCCAACCGACTGATTACACCCCTGTGTGGCTGATGCGTCAGGCGGGGCGCTACCTGCCGGAATACCGCGCCACGCGCGAGCGGGCCGGCTCCTTCCTGGGCCTGGCCAAGAACCCCGATTACGCCACCGAAGTGACCCTGCAGCCGATCGACCGCTATCCGCTGGACGCCTCGATCCTGTTCTCGGACATCCTCACCGTCCCCGATGCGATGGGCCTGGGCCTGTACTTCGTCGATGGCGAAGGCCCCAAGTTCGAGCGTCCGCTGCGCACCGAGACCGACGTCATGGCCCTGCGCGCGCCCGACCTGGACTCGCTCGACTACGTCTTCAAGGCGGTCACCCAGATCCGCGGTGCCTTGAATGGCCGCGTGCCGCTGATCGGCTTTTCCGGCAGTCCGTGGACCCTGGCCTGCTACATGGTCGAAGGCGGCGGCTCCAAGGAATTCCACACCATCAAAAAGATGCTGTACAACCGCCCGGACCTGATGCACCACATCCTGTCGACCAATGCCAGCGCGGTGGCGGCCTACCTGAACGCCCAGATCGACGCCGGCGCCCAGGCCGTGATGATCTTCGACTCCTGGGGCGGCGCGCTGGCCGACGGCGCCTACCAGACCTTCTCGCTGCAGTACATGCAGCAGGTGATGAGCCAGCTCAAGCGCGAGAAAGACGGCGTGCGCATCCCGGCGGTGGTCTTCACCAAGGGCGGCGGCCTGTGGCTCGACCAGATCGCCGACATCGGCGCCGACGCGGTCGGGCTGGACTGGACCGTCAACCTGGGCCGTGCGCGCGCGCTGGTCGGCCACAAGGTGGCGCTGCAGGGCAACCTCGACCCGGCGATCCTGTTCGCCAGCCCGGAACAGATCCGCGCCGAAGTCGAGCGTACCCTGACCAGCTACGGCAAGCCGTCCGACGGCTCAGGTCACGTGTTCAACCTCGGTCATGGCATCTCGCAGTTCACCCCGCCCGAGTCGGTCAGTGCCATGGTCGAGGCGGTCCACAGCTTCAGCCGCCAGCAACGCGCCGGCCTGTAG
- a CDS encoding primosomal protein N', producing MAYCILNIALDTPLTSCFDYRWPCAAGEEPLVGQLALVSFGRREVVGLIVAVKHDTDVPADKLKDALGVRSQLSPLSPQWIALAAFAADYYQRPLGEVALPGLPKNLRVLTTVALDRALKKLAKSAPVHDHTPLDMPVLNGAQQEAADAIGGAQGFTPILLYGVTGSGKTEVYLQACAQVLAREEGGQILILVPEINLTPQLEGNIRARFPGVMLATLHSSLSEGERMLHWLAAHQGQARIILGTRLAILASLPHLKLIVIDEEHDPSYKQQEGLRYSARDLAVWRARQLNIPIVLGSATPSLESWHHAGSGRYRKLELRERAVKDAVLPRVKLLDMERDKPVDGITSYLTAALRQRLERGEQSLLFLNRRGYAPVICCESCGWISNCTRCTSFMVLHKPEHRLRCHHCSLELRIPRHCPTCGNVDLQPLGRGTQRVEEGLQQVFPQARILRIDADSTRLKGSAQAAFDTVHRGDVDILIGTQMVAKGHDFKKLTLVGILNPDTALFSQDYRASERLFAQLMQVAGRAGRAARTEGGSVSEVLIQTRYASHPLYSAVVSHDYDRFATDLLAERRQAALPPYLYQALLRAEAPELETAIGFLESARDALVFHGITLNDPIPMTMTRVHNVDRAQLLVESPSRPALQAFLKEWLALLRAMKSRVKWSLEVDPLDI from the coding sequence ATGGCGTACTGCATCCTCAACATCGCGCTCGACACGCCGCTCACCAGCTGCTTCGATTACCGCTGGCCGTGCGCCGCCGGCGAGGAGCCGCTGGTGGGCCAGCTGGCGCTGGTCAGCTTCGGCCGCCGCGAGGTAGTCGGGCTCATCGTCGCCGTCAAACACGACACCGACGTCCCGGCCGACAAGCTCAAAGATGCGCTGGGCGTGCGCAGCCAGCTCTCTCCCCTGTCGCCGCAATGGATCGCGCTGGCGGCGTTTGCCGCCGACTACTATCAGCGCCCGCTCGGCGAAGTGGCCTTGCCCGGGCTGCCCAAGAACCTGCGCGTGCTCACCACCGTGGCGCTGGACCGCGCCCTGAAAAAGCTGGCCAAGAGCGCGCCTGTGCACGACCACACCCCGCTCGACATGCCGGTGCTGAACGGCGCGCAGCAGGAAGCGGCCGACGCCATTGGCGGCGCGCAGGGCTTCACCCCGATCCTGCTGTACGGCGTGACCGGCAGCGGCAAGACCGAAGTCTATCTGCAAGCCTGTGCCCAGGTGCTGGCGCGCGAAGAGGGCGGCCAGATCCTGATCCTGGTCCCCGAGATCAACCTCACGCCGCAGCTGGAAGGGAACATCCGCGCGCGCTTTCCCGGCGTGATGCTGGCCACCTTGCACAGCAGCCTGTCCGAGGGCGAGCGCATGCTGCACTGGCTGGCCGCGCACCAGGGGCAGGCCCGCATCATTCTCGGCACGCGCCTGGCGATCCTGGCCTCGCTGCCGCATCTGAAACTGATCGTCATCGACGAAGAGCACGACCCCTCGTACAAACAGCAGGAAGGGCTGCGCTACTCCGCGCGCGACCTGGCGGTGTGGCGCGCGCGCCAATTGAACATTCCGATCGTGCTCGGATCGGCCACGCCCTCGCTCGAGAGCTGGCACCACGCGGGTTCGGGGCGCTATCGCAAGCTCGAACTGCGCGAGCGCGCCGTCAAGGATGCGGTGCTGCCGCGCGTGAAGCTGCTCGACATGGAGCGCGACAAACCAGTCGACGGCATCACCTCGTACCTGACGGCCGCGCTGCGCCAGCGCCTGGAGCGCGGTGAACAATCGCTGCTGTTCCTGAACCGGCGTGGTTACGCGCCCGTGATCTGCTGCGAATCGTGCGGCTGGATCAGCAACTGCACGCGCTGCACCTCCTTCATGGTGCTGCACAAGCCGGAGCACCGGCTGCGCTGCCACCACTGCAGCCTGGAGCTGCGCATCCCGCGCCACTGCCCGACCTGCGGCAATGTCGACCTGCAGCCGCTCGGGCGCGGCACCCAGCGCGTCGAAGAAGGCTTGCAGCAGGTTTTTCCGCAGGCGCGCATCTTGCGCATCGACGCCGACTCCACGCGCCTGAAGGGCAGTGCGCAGGCCGCGTTCGACACGGTGCACCGGGGCGACGTCGATATCCTGATCGGCACCCAGATGGTCGCCAAGGGGCACGACTTCAAGAAACTGACGCTGGTGGGGATACTCAATCCCGACACGGCGCTGTTCTCGCAGGATTACCGGGCCAGCGAGCGCCTGTTCGCGCAGCTGATGCAGGTGGCGGGGCGGGCGGGGAGGGCGGCGCGCACGGAAGGCGGCAGCGTGAGCGAAGTGCTGATCCAGACGCGCTACGCCAGCCATCCGCTGTATTCGGCGGTGGTGAGCCACGACTACGACCGTTTCGCCACCGATTTGCTGGCGGAGCGGCGCCAGGCTGCGCTGCCGCCGTATCTGTACCAGGCGCTGTTGCGGGCCGAGGCGCCCGAGCTGGAAACGGCGATCGGCTTTCTGGAGAGTGCGCGCGACGCGCTGGTATTTCACGGCATCACCTTGAACGACCCGATTCCGATGACGATGACGCGGGTGCACAACGTCGACCGTGCGCAGCTGCTGGTTGAAAGTCCCTCGCGGCCGGCGCTGCAAGCCTTCCTCAAAGAATGGCTGGCCCTGCTGCGCGCCATGAAAAGCCGCGTCAAATGGTCGCTCGAAGTCGACCCCCTCGACATCTGA
- a CDS encoding ArgP/LysG family DNA-binding transcriptional regulator — protein sequence MSNLDYRGLAVLDAVAVSGSFDKAALLLGISQTAVAERIKALEDTCGRLLVVRGAPSVPTGLGQRLLVHFRQVKLMEAALDIDLGRDTSLPALALALDADSLATWFAQALPPLLSPPRCQFRIELADGERALRLVREGAVFACVAEAGDAGEAAVGTTSTPLGLMRYTCVATPAFAGHWFGDGFIAEAVALAPAVTSERGQLARFLAREFGAAVRFPHHTMPVSAALDNCILHGVAYGLMPELSALSRIATGQLVDLAPGQTGSTPLSWHAWNIDTPFTRALTEHIVTSARRYLPQP from the coding sequence ATGAGTAATCTCGACTATCGCGGCCTGGCTGTGCTCGACGCGGTGGCCGTGAGCGGCAGTTTCGACAAGGCGGCGCTGCTGCTGGGAATCAGCCAGACGGCGGTAGCGGAGCGCATCAAGGCGCTGGAAGACACGTGCGGGCGCCTGCTGGTGGTACGCGGCGCGCCGTCGGTGCCGACCGGGCTGGGGCAGCGGCTGCTGGTGCATTTCCGCCAGGTCAAACTGATGGAAGCGGCGCTCGACATCGACCTCGGCCGCGACACCAGCCTGCCCGCGCTGGCGCTGGCGCTCGACGCCGACAGCCTGGCGACCTGGTTCGCGCAAGCGCTGCCGCCGCTGCTGTCGCCACCGCGCTGCCAGTTCCGCATCGAACTGGCCGACGGCGAGCGTGCGCTGCGGCTGGTGCGCGAGGGCGCCGTGTTCGCCTGCGTGGCCGAGGCCGGGGATGCCGGCGAAGCGGCGGTCGGCACCACGTCCACGCCGCTGGGGCTGATGCGCTACACCTGCGTGGCCACGCCCGCGTTTGCGGGGCACTGGTTCGGCGACGGCTTCATTGCCGAGGCGGTGGCGCTGGCGCCGGCGGTGACCAGCGAGCGCGGGCAACTGGCGCGGTTCCTGGCGCGCGAGTTCGGCGCCGCGGTGCGCTTTCCCCATCACACCATGCCGGTCTCGGCCGCGCTGGACAACTGCATCCTGCACGGCGTGGCCTACGGCCTGATGCCCGAGCTGAGCGCGCTGAGCCGGATTGCCACGGGACAGCTGGTCGATCTTGCGCCGGGGCAGACCGGGAGCACGCCGCTATCGTGGCATGCGTGGAACATCGACACCCCTTTCACGCGCGCTCTGACCGAGCACATCGTCACCAGCGCCCGCCGCTACCTCCCCCAGCCCTAA
- a CDS encoding DUF1003 domain-containing protein, whose amino-acid sequence MRTTRKDYLAHIEELQKRSGDTVAKHIAERRALTPSQPDPEDDATFGQRAADAVARFGGSWTFIMLFALVLVSWVVLNSFLLTRGGAKPFDPFPYILLNLFLSMLASIQAPVILMSQNRQGEIDRLNAQNDYEINLKAELEIMALHEKMDAFKLQLVEMQHEQLRLLNALCEDNKVAT is encoded by the coding sequence ATGAGGACCACACGCAAAGATTATCTGGCGCATATCGAAGAGCTGCAAAAACGCAGCGGCGATACCGTCGCCAAGCACATCGCCGAACGGCGCGCACTGACCCCCAGCCAGCCCGACCCGGAGGATGACGCCACCTTCGGCCAGCGCGCGGCCGACGCCGTGGCGCGCTTCGGCGGCTCATGGACCTTCATCATGCTGTTCGCGCTGGTGCTGGTGTCCTGGGTGGTGCTCAATTCCTTCCTGCTCACGCGCGGCGGCGCCAAGCCGTTCGACCCTTTTCCCTACATCCTGCTGAACCTGTTCCTGTCGATGCTGGCCTCGATCCAGGCGCCGGTGATCCTGATGTCGCAGAACCGCCAGGGTGAAATCGACCGCCTGAACGCCCAGAACGATTATGAGATCAACCTCAAGGCCGAGCTGGAAATCATGGCCCTGCACGAAAAGATGGATGCCTTCAAGCTGCAACTGGTCGAGATGCAGCATGAACAGCTGCGCCTGCTCAACGCCCTGTGCGAGGACAACAAGGTCGCCACCTAA
- a CDS encoding dipeptidyl-peptidase 5 — protein MTASTSPQSAAFGLWPSPISAATVAAGATPLSQPQADGLDAYWLAGRASEGGRTTLLRQRGAELLELTPAPFNVRSRVHEYGGGAYLVAAGTVYFSHFADNCIYAIYPGQTPQAITRPGSARYADFARDAARNRLIVVREDHAVPGAQPVNTLCAVGADGTETILAHGSDFYAAPRLSPDGASLAWLSWDHPRMPWQGTELWLAHINPDGSLAPATLIAGGPEEAVCQPEWSPAGVLHFVSDRSGWWNLYRLAEGTVQPLCERAAEFGTPHWTFAVSMYGFRSDGEIICTYIENGVSRLAQLSPETGKLAPITNPYEEIRELRVGGGAALILGGSPTIPLELAHFDLASARPHVLARSITDLPADGYLSIPESITYASGGNGQRTAHAFYYPPCNAGVTPDATEKPPLMVIGHSGPTGMAASTLKLATQYWTSRGFAVLDVNYGGSSGFGRAYRDALKGQWGVVDVDDCVAGAHYLATRGVVDPERLVIRGSSAGGLTTLCALTFHDVFKAGASYYGVSDLKGLDDDSHKFESHYNEYLIAPKPESDMQYLLRSPINHTDKLTRPMIFFQGLDDKVVPPQQSEVMVSALRAAGVPVAYMTLEGEGHGFRKADSIVRTLEAELYFYLRIFGLTSPEQPAVVAIDNLPGAA, from the coding sequence ATGACAGCTTCGACCAGCCCACAGAGCGCCGCTTTCGGCCTCTGGCCTTCTCCTATCAGCGCCGCCACCGTGGCCGCCGGCGCCACTCCGCTGTCGCAGCCGCAGGCCGATGGCCTTGACGCTTACTGGCTGGCCGGGCGCGCGAGCGAGGGCGGGCGCACCACCCTGCTGCGCCAGCGCGGCGCCGAGCTGCTCGAACTGACGCCGGCCCCGTTCAATGTGCGCAGCCGTGTGCACGAATACGGCGGCGGCGCTTATCTGGTGGCGGCGGGCACGGTGTATTTCTCGCACTTTGCCGACAACTGTATTTACGCGATCTACCCCGGCCAGACGCCGCAGGCGATAACCCGTCCGGGCAGCGCGCGCTACGCCGACTTTGCGCGCGATGCGGCGCGAAATCGCCTGATCGTCGTGCGCGAGGACCATGCCGTCCCCGGCGCCCAGCCGGTCAATACCCTGTGCGCGGTCGGCGCCGACGGCACCGAAACCATCCTGGCCCACGGCAGCGACTTTTACGCCGCCCCGCGCCTGTCGCCGGACGGCGCCTCCCTGGCCTGGCTGAGCTGGGACCATCCGCGCATGCCGTGGCAGGGCACCGAACTGTGGCTGGCCCACATCAATCCGGACGGCTCGCTGGCCCCCGCCACACTGATTGCCGGCGGCCCCGAGGAAGCGGTCTGCCAGCCCGAGTGGTCGCCGGCCGGCGTGCTCCATTTCGTGTCGGACCGCAGCGGATGGTGGAATCTGTACCGCCTGGCCGAAGGGACAGTGCAGCCGCTGTGCGAGCGCGCCGCCGAATTCGGCACGCCGCACTGGACCTTCGCGGTATCGATGTACGGCTTTCGCAGCGATGGCGAGATTATCTGCACCTATATTGAAAACGGCGTGAGCCGGCTGGCCCAGCTCTCGCCCGAGACCGGCAAGCTGGCCCCGATCACCAACCCGTACGAGGAAATCCGCGAGCTGCGGGTGGGCGGCGGCGCGGCGCTGATCCTGGGCGGCTCGCCCACCATTCCCCTGGAACTGGCGCATTTTGATCTGGCCAGCGCCCGGCCCCACGTGCTGGCGCGCTCGATCACCGACCTGCCGGCCGACGGCTATCTGTCGATCCCGGAGAGCATCACCTACGCCAGCGGCGGCAATGGCCAGCGCACCGCGCACGCCTTCTACTACCCGCCCTGCAACGCCGGCGTCACGCCCGATGCGACGGAAAAACCGCCGCTGATGGTGATCGGCCACAGCGGCCCGACCGGCATGGCCGCCAGCACCCTCAAACTGGCCACGCAGTACTGGACCAGCCGCGGCTTCGCGGTGCTGGACGTGAACTACGGCGGCAGCAGCGGCTTCGGACGCGCCTACCGCGACGCCCTCAAGGGCCAGTGGGGCGTGGTCGATGTCGACGATTGCGTGGCCGGCGCGCATTACCTGGCCACGCGCGGCGTGGTCGATCCGGAGCGCCTGGTCATTCGCGGCAGCAGTGCCGGCGGCCTGACCACCCTGTGCGCCCTCACCTTCCACGATGTGTTCAAGGCCGGCGCCAGCTACTACGGCGTATCGGACCTGAAGGGCCTGGACGACGACTCGCACAAATTCGAGTCGCACTACAACGAATATCTGATCGCACCAAAGCCGGAATCGGACATGCAGTATCTGCTGCGTTCACCCATCAACCACACCGACAAGCTGACGCGCCCGATGATCTTCTTCCAGGGCCTGGACGATAAAGTCGTGCCGCCGCAGCAGTCCGAGGTGATGGTGAGCGCCTTGCGCGCGGCCGGCGTGCCGGTGGCGTACATGACGCTGGAGGGCGAAGGGCATGGCTTTCGCAAGGCCGACAGCATCGTGCGCACGCTCGAAGCGGAGCTGTACTTTTACCTGCGCATTTTCGGCTTGACCTCGCCCGAGCAGCCGGCCGTGGTGGCGATCGACAATCTTCCCGGAGCTGCATGA